A DNA window from Polyangium spumosum contains the following coding sequences:
- a CDS encoding OmpA family protein: MTFLPAQKPDLLRLFGSLLAAASALTLAPSVAEAQCDARAELSGCINADNLWVHAGAGPFLSLGTPVLAPAGKASFGLALGYLSRPIGLRVSSPDPDGTVLHVVDNAVNGTFLWSLGVHDRLEITAALPITFYQDGSGIGVARATDAELPRSTMRDVRFGFAASILPRPRSGSADGASVVGRFEVAVPAGDAQAFASGRTITWFPSVLASYRRGRFEAGLEASARIRGEARLANARIGSQLGGALGASFDVLPNGWLTAAGEAFVLYNFAAQDPPARTADEPQSPAFVPAEWILSATTAPLLGGDMSFTLSGGGPIPFSSEAAVTTPRFRFGLAARYAPTGRDKDSDGVLDRDDKCPDVAEDRDGFQDGDGCPELDNDGDRIPDTKDKCRDAAETVDGFKDDDGCPDPDDDEDGVLDESDQCRNEAEDKDNFKDEDGCPDPDNDEDGLLDKVDKCPNGAEDKDGFKDDDGCPDPDNDLDQVLDAADRCPDAREDLDGFEDEDGCPELDNDEDGVADKADKCPLQAETIDGKDDADGCPEAGAKSRVRWSGDRIVAEAPARFAPGKAEPSKPMEEMLRQMAQLAAGRAPIATIVIEGYADRAGDESAKGLELAEKRALAVKEALVAAGLPADRITAATGDPGEKRAANVPQFEITVQRDKRGKRR; this comes from the coding sequence ATGACATTCCTTCCTGCCCAGAAGCCCGACCTCCTCCGCTTGTTCGGCTCGCTGCTCGCGGCCGCCTCCGCGCTGACGCTCGCGCCGAGCGTGGCCGAGGCGCAGTGTGATGCACGCGCCGAGCTCAGCGGCTGCATCAACGCCGACAACCTGTGGGTGCACGCAGGCGCGGGGCCGTTCCTCTCGCTCGGGACGCCCGTGCTCGCGCCCGCGGGCAAGGCCTCGTTCGGGCTCGCGCTGGGCTACCTGTCGCGGCCGATCGGGCTACGCGTGAGCTCGCCCGATCCCGACGGGACCGTCCTCCACGTCGTCGACAACGCGGTGAACGGGACCTTCCTCTGGTCGCTCGGCGTGCACGACAGGCTCGAGATCACGGCCGCGTTGCCGATCACGTTTTACCAGGATGGCTCGGGCATCGGCGTCGCGAGGGCGACCGACGCCGAGCTGCCGCGGAGCACCATGCGCGACGTGCGCTTCGGCTTCGCCGCGTCGATCCTGCCGCGACCTCGCTCGGGCAGCGCCGATGGAGCGAGCGTCGTCGGCCGCTTCGAGGTCGCCGTGCCCGCGGGGGACGCGCAGGCATTCGCGAGCGGCCGGACGATCACGTGGTTCCCGTCGGTCCTCGCGTCGTACCGCCGCGGCCGCTTCGAGGCCGGCCTCGAGGCGAGCGCGCGTATCCGCGGTGAGGCGCGCCTTGCGAACGCGCGCATCGGCTCGCAGCTCGGCGGCGCGCTCGGCGCGTCGTTCGACGTCCTGCCGAACGGATGGCTGACCGCGGCCGGCGAGGCGTTCGTCCTGTACAACTTCGCCGCGCAGGATCCGCCCGCGCGCACGGCGGACGAGCCCCAGAGCCCTGCGTTCGTCCCCGCGGAGTGGATCCTCTCGGCGACGACGGCGCCGCTGCTCGGCGGCGACATGTCGTTCACGCTCTCCGGCGGCGGGCCGATCCCCTTCTCGTCGGAGGCCGCGGTGACGACGCCGCGCTTCCGCTTCGGCCTCGCCGCGCGTTACGCGCCCACCGGCCGCGACAAGGACAGCGACGGCGTGCTCGATCGCGACGACAAATGCCCGGACGTCGCCGAGGATCGCGACGGCTTCCAGGACGGCGACGGCTGCCCCGAGCTCGACAACGACGGCGATCGGATCCCCGACACGAAGGACAAGTGCCGCGACGCGGCCGAGACGGTCGACGGCTTCAAGGACGACGACGGCTGCCCCGATCCCGACGACGACGAGGACGGCGTGCTCGACGAGTCCGACCAGTGCCGCAACGAGGCCGAGGACAAGGACAACTTCAAGGACGAGGACGGCTGCCCCGATCCCGACAACGACGAGGACGGGCTGCTCGACAAGGTCGACAAGTGCCCGAACGGCGCCGAGGACAAGGACGGCTTCAAGGACGACGACGGCTGCCCCGACCCGGACAACGATCTCGATCAGGTCCTCGACGCGGCCGATCGATGCCCCGACGCGCGCGAGGATCTCGACGGCTTCGAGGACGAGGACGGCTGCCCGGAGCTCGACAACGACGAGGACGGCGTCGCCGACAAGGCCGACAAGTGCCCGCTCCAGGCCGAGACGATCGACGGCAAGGACGACGCGGACGGCTGCCCCGAGGCAGGCGCGAAGTCGCGGGTGCGCTGGTCCGGAGATCGCATCGTCGCGGAGGCGCCCGCGCGGTTTGCCCCGGGCAAGGCGGAGCCGAGCAAGCCGATGGAGGAGATGTTGCGACAGATGGCGCAGCTCGCCGCGGGCCGCGCTCCCATCGCCACCATCGTCATCGAGGGGTACGCCGATCGCGCCGGGGACGAGTCGGCGAAGGGGCTCGAGCTCGCCGAGAAACGAGCGCTCGCCGTGAAGGAGGCGCTCGTGGCCGCCGGGTTGCCGGCGGATCGCATCACGGCGGCGACGGGAGATCCGGGGGAAAAGCGCGCTGCGAACGTGCCGCAGTTCGAGATCACGGTGCAGCGGGACAAACGAGGAAAGCG